A window from Staphylococcus succinus encodes these proteins:
- a CDS encoding D-lactate dehydrogenase: MTTIKLFGVRPEDIPYIEAWSTQRAVEVDLDTDLLTIDTVHRVKGFDGVSLSQQIPLDEEVYKKLHEFGIKQIAQRSAGFDCYDFELAKKYDLIISNVPSYSPHSIAEYTVSQALNLIRNYNDIQQKTAEFDFRWQPEILSRSIKDLKVAVIGTGRIGSIVAKIFAKGFETKVVAYDIFQNESLKSFLTYESSISEAIKDADIVTVHIPASKENDYLFNEALFNQFKKGAVFINCARGTIVDTKALLNALDNGTIKGAALDTYEGEKGLFPSDQREGTFEDELLKHLITRRDVIVSPHIAFYTDAAVENLIVDALDATIEVLQTGDTQLRVN; the protein is encoded by the coding sequence ATGACAACGATTAAACTGTTTGGAGTGAGACCAGAGGATATACCCTATATTGAAGCGTGGTCTACACAGCGGGCGGTCGAAGTTGATTTAGACACAGATTTGCTTACTATAGATACAGTTCATCGTGTTAAAGGTTTTGATGGTGTATCTTTGTCTCAACAAATTCCATTAGATGAAGAAGTGTATAAAAAATTACATGAATTTGGTATTAAGCAGATTGCCCAACGAAGCGCAGGGTTTGATTGCTATGATTTTGAGTTAGCTAAGAAATATGATTTAATCATCTCTAATGTGCCGTCCTATTCACCACATTCTATAGCTGAATATACGGTATCTCAAGCGTTGAACTTAATTCGTAATTATAATGATATTCAACAAAAAACAGCAGAGTTTGATTTTAGATGGCAACCTGAAATATTATCACGTTCTATTAAAGATTTAAAAGTAGCTGTTATTGGTACAGGACGTATTGGGAGTATTGTTGCTAAAATTTTCGCTAAAGGCTTCGAAACGAAAGTCGTTGCTTATGATATTTTTCAAAATGAATCGTTAAAATCATTTTTAACATATGAATCAAGTATTAGTGAGGCTATTAAAGATGCTGATATTGTTACAGTACATATCCCGGCAAGTAAAGAAAATGACTACTTATTCAATGAAGCGTTATTTAATCAATTTAAAAAAGGTGCAGTATTTATTAACTGTGCCCGGGGTACGATTGTTGATACGAAAGCATTATTAAATGCGCTTGATAATGGGACAATTAAAGGCGCTGCACTTGATACCTATGAAGGTGAAAAAGGTTTGTTTCCAAGTGATCAACGCGAGGGCACATTTGAAGATGAGTTGTTAAAACATTTAATCACGCGTCGAGATGTTATTGTATCACCACATATCGCATTTTATACAGATGCGGCTGTGGAAAACTTAATCGTTGATGCATTGGATGCAACGATAGAAGTATTGCAAACAGGGGATACGCAACTACGTGTGAATTAG
- the copZ gene encoding copper chaperone CopZ, with protein MKTETINIEGMSCDHCKQAVESALTNLDGVSTATVNLSEGHVDVDYDDNKVTFSHMKDAIEDQGYDVK; from the coding sequence ATGAAAACAGAAACAATTAATATTGAAGGTATGAGTTGTGATCACTGTAAACAAGCCGTGGAATCTGCCCTAACAAATTTAGATGGCGTATCAACTGCTACGGTCAATCTTTCAGAAGGGCATGTTGATGTCGATTATGATGACAATAAAGTAACATTTTCTCATATGAAAGATGCAATCGAGGATCAAGGGTACGACGTAAAATAG
- a CDS encoding heavy metal translocating P-type ATPase: MEDRKKTTLDITGMTCAACANRVEKNLNKMSDVNANVNVTTEKATIEYNPHTLSTSDITKNIEKTGYGVHMEKTELDVIGMTCAACSNRIEKVLNRTDGVTSANVNLTTENAVVFYNPNEVSVEDLIQKVQKIGYDAQPKREATEKDSRKKQELSHKRIKLIISAILTAPLLLTMLVHLFGLPIPHIFMNPWFQITLATPVQFIIGWQFYVGAYKNLRNGSANMDVLVALGTSAAYFYSIYEMIKWLTFQNYAPHLYFETSAVLITLILFGKYLETRAKTQTTNALSELLNLQAKEARVLRSNEEQMIPLNEVVKGDILIIKPGEKVPVDGKVIKGNTSIDESMLTGESIPIEKSTNDTVIGSTMNKNGSISIEATKVGKDTALASIIKVVEDAQGSKAPIQRLADIISSYFVPIVVGISLITFIVWITLIQYGEFEPALVASIAVLVIACPCALGLATPTSIMVGTGKAAENGILFKGGEHIERTHNIDTIVLDKTGTITNGKPIVTDFEGDTETLQLLASAEKGSEHPLAEAIVQYAHTNQITLLDVDYFEAIPGHGISATFDGKSLYVGTRKFMLEQSISIDKMESQMTKYEEAGKTAMLIAIDDELRGIIAVADTVKDSANKAIQQLHNLGINVAMLTGDNERTAQAIAKQVNIDTVIAQVLPEEKASKINELQNTGETVAMVGDGVNDAPALVQADIGIAIGTGAEVAIEAADVTILGGDLLLLPKAIFASKSTIRNIRQNLFWALAYNIAGIPIAAIGLLAPWVAGAAMALSSVSVVTNALRLKRMKL, encoded by the coding sequence ATGGAAGATAGAAAAAAAACAACCTTAGATATTACAGGAATGACATGCGCTGCTTGTGCGAATCGCGTCGAAAAGAATTTAAACAAAATGAGTGATGTTAACGCAAATGTTAATGTTACAACTGAAAAAGCGACTATTGAATATAATCCGCATACTTTAAGCACATCAGATATCACTAAAAACATTGAAAAAACAGGATACGGCGTGCATATGGAAAAAACCGAACTAGATGTGATAGGTATGACATGTGCAGCATGTTCAAATAGAATAGAAAAGGTGCTCAATCGAACGGATGGGGTTACTTCAGCTAATGTCAACTTAACAACTGAAAATGCTGTGGTATTCTATAATCCTAATGAAGTATCTGTAGAAGATTTAATTCAAAAAGTTCAAAAAATTGGTTACGATGCACAACCGAAACGTGAAGCAACAGAAAAAGATTCTCGTAAAAAACAGGAATTAAGCCATAAACGTATTAAACTTATTATTTCAGCTATATTAACTGCGCCTTTATTATTAACAATGCTTGTGCACCTTTTCGGTCTGCCCATACCACATATTTTCATGAACCCTTGGTTTCAAATCACACTTGCTACACCAGTACAATTTATAATTGGTTGGCAATTCTATGTTGGTGCTTATAAAAACTTACGCAATGGTTCTGCAAATATGGATGTACTTGTCGCTTTAGGAACAAGTGCTGCATATTTCTATAGTATTTATGAGATGATAAAATGGCTTACCTTCCAAAATTATGCACCGCATTTATATTTTGAAACAAGTGCTGTATTAATTACTCTGATTCTATTCGGGAAATATTTAGAAACACGTGCTAAGACACAAACAACTAATGCTTTAAGTGAATTACTCAACCTTCAAGCGAAAGAAGCACGTGTATTGCGAAGTAATGAAGAACAAATGATTCCTTTGAATGAAGTCGTCAAAGGTGACATTCTAATCATTAAACCTGGTGAGAAAGTCCCTGTAGATGGGAAAGTCATCAAAGGTAATACTTCAATTGACGAGTCTATGTTAACGGGGGAATCTATCCCTATTGAAAAATCAACAAATGATACAGTCATTGGTTCAACAATGAACAAGAATGGTTCAATTTCTATTGAAGCTACTAAAGTTGGTAAAGATACTGCACTTGCTTCTATCATTAAAGTCGTAGAAGACGCCCAAGGTTCAAAAGCCCCAATCCAACGTTTAGCAGATATTATTTCTAGTTATTTCGTTCCTATCGTAGTTGGTATATCACTAATTACTTTCATTGTATGGATTACACTGATTCAATACGGTGAATTTGAACCCGCACTTGTAGCTTCTATTGCAGTACTTGTCATTGCCTGTCCTTGTGCACTAGGCTTAGCAACGCCTACTTCAATCATGGTAGGAACAGGAAAAGCTGCTGAAAATGGTATTTTATTTAAAGGTGGCGAACATATCGAACGCACACACAACATTGATACCATTGTCCTAGACAAGACTGGTACTATCACAAATGGTAAACCAATCGTCACTGATTTCGAAGGTGATACCGAAACATTGCAATTGTTAGCTAGTGCAGAAAAAGGATCTGAACACCCACTTGCAGAAGCAATTGTTCAATATGCACATACTAACCAGATCACATTATTAGATGTCGATTACTTTGAAGCTATACCTGGTCACGGTATATCAGCTACATTTGACGGTAAATCACTGTATGTTGGTACCCGTAAATTTATGCTTGAGCAATCTATATCTATTGATAAAATGGAGTCACAAATGACTAAATATGAAGAAGCAGGTAAAACTGCAATGCTTATTGCTATAGATGATGAATTAAGAGGGATCATCGCTGTTGCTGACACTGTTAAAGATTCAGCTAATAAAGCAATTCAACAACTTCATAACTTAGGTATAAACGTCGCAATGTTGACTGGAGATAACGAACGTACTGCACAAGCCATCGCAAAACAAGTAAATATTGATACTGTTATTGCCCAAGTATTACCAGAAGAAAAAGCTTCAAAGATTAATGAATTACAGAACACTGGTGAAACTGTCGCTATGGTTGGTGATGGTGTAAATGATGCACCTGCACTCGTTCAAGCTGATATTGGTATTGCAATAGGTACAGGTGCTGAAGTAGCAATTGAAGCAGCTGATGTAACTATTCTAGGTGGCGATTTATTATTATTACCCAAAGCAATTTTTGCTAGTAAATCTACAATACGTAACATTCGTCAAAATTTATTTTGGGCACTCGCTTATAATATAGCTGGTATTCCTATCGCTGCAATTGGATTACTAGCACCATGGGTTGCCGGCGCTGCAATGGCTTTAAGTTCAGTGAGTGTTGTCACTAACGCATTGCGCTTAAAACGCATGAAGTTATAG
- a CDS encoding SulP family inorganic anion transporter, with the protein MLNKIKKEWFTAPGTNILAGIVVALALIPEALSFSIIAGVDPMVGLYSSFIIAVVISFVGGRPAMISAATGSVALVIVPLVKDHGVQYLLAATILMGIIQIIFGILKVGRLMKFIPNSVMIGFVNALAILIFMTQLKHIFGISIPTYLFVIFTLLIVYLLPRVFNRIPAPLVAIVLLTTIAIVSGANVKTVGDLGEIKRSLPHFFVPDVPFNFETLQIIFPYALSMAIVGLVESLLTARIVDQATDTYSNKNQESRGQGIANMITGFFGAMGGCAMIGQSVINVRSGATTRLSTFTAGIFLIILIMVFGEWVVQIPMPILAGIMIMVSVGTFDWRSFKFIKKAPRTDAFVMILTVAIVLISNNLALGVIVGVIVSALCFATKISNVVVQYKEIDGAIHYQIKGQIFFVSIDALMNQLDLELRNQIIYLDFSNAHLWDDSAVNAIDTLIENYNKKNNTIYVQHLNKDSRKIVSELSKVNQQHLL; encoded by the coding sequence ATGTTAAATAAAATAAAAAAAGAATGGTTCACTGCGCCAGGTACCAATATATTAGCTGGTATTGTAGTCGCACTCGCATTGATCCCTGAGGCCCTTTCTTTCTCAATCATTGCTGGCGTAGACCCTATGGTAGGTTTATATTCTTCATTTATTATTGCCGTAGTCATTTCATTTGTCGGTGGTAGGCCCGCTATGATTTCTGCAGCGACAGGTTCTGTCGCGCTCGTCATCGTACCGTTAGTGAAAGATCATGGTGTTCAATATTTACTTGCCGCCACCATATTAATGGGAATTATCCAAATTATATTTGGTATATTAAAAGTAGGACGATTAATGAAATTCATTCCAAACTCTGTCATGATTGGTTTTGTAAATGCCTTAGCAATTCTAATATTTATGACACAGCTTAAGCATATCTTTGGTATTTCTATCCCTACATATCTTTTCGTTATCTTTACCCTACTTATTGTTTATTTATTACCACGTGTATTCAATAGAATACCTGCACCTCTTGTTGCTATTGTGTTATTGACGACAATTGCAATCGTCAGTGGTGCTAATGTTAAGACAGTTGGTGATTTAGGTGAAATTAAACGTTCATTACCACACTTCTTTGTACCTGATGTGCCATTCAATTTTGAAACATTACAAATTATTTTCCCCTATGCATTATCTATGGCAATTGTAGGACTTGTAGAAAGTTTACTTACAGCTCGTATCGTAGATCAAGCAACAGATACTTATAGTAATAAGAACCAAGAATCACGTGGTCAAGGTATAGCCAATATGATCACCGGTTTCTTCGGCGCCATGGGTGGTTGCGCGATGATTGGTCAGTCTGTAATAAACGTCCGTTCTGGTGCAACTACACGTTTATCTACGTTTACAGCAGGCATATTTTTAATTATTTTAATTATGGTTTTTGGAGAGTGGGTTGTACAAATACCTATGCCAATTCTTGCAGGCATCATGATTATGGTTTCTGTTGGAACATTTGATTGGCGCTCATTTAAATTTATAAAGAAGGCCCCACGTACGGATGCTTTTGTAATGATTTTAACCGTTGCTATCGTATTAATTTCTAATAACCTTGCTTTAGGCGTTATCGTCGGTGTCATCGTTAGCGCGCTATGCTTTGCTACAAAGATTTCTAACGTTGTGGTCCAATATAAAGAAATAGATGGAGCTATCCATTATCAAATCAAAGGACAAATTTTCTTTGTCTCTATAGATGCTTTGATGAACCAATTAGACTTGGAATTAAGAAATCAAATCATCTATTTAGATTTTAGCAATGCACATTTATGGGACGATTCCGCAGTCAATGCGATTGATACTTTAATTGAAAATTATAACAAAAAGAATAATACCATTTATGTACAACATTTAAACAAAGACAGTAGAAAGATTGTTTCTGAACTAAGCAAAGTAAATCAACAACATCTACTTTAA
- a CDS encoding ABC transporter ATP-binding protein has translation MSILKVEGLTKKYGNRHRQQEVLKGIDFSIEQGEFVTIMGPSGSGKTTLLNVLSSIDYITSGTVEINGHKINKMSNKALADFRKKEVGFIFQNYSVLHTLTVKENIMLPLSIQKMSKKVKEENYNEVTEALGIKDLGDKYPNEISGGQQQRTAAARASVHKPAIIFADEPTGALDSKSAQDLLNRLEDMNKNMNATIVMVTHDPVAASYSNRVIMLKDGNIHSEIYQGDDSNQVFYKNIIHMQTALGGVTNEL, from the coding sequence ATGTCTATATTAAAAGTTGAAGGACTAACTAAAAAGTATGGCAATAGACACCGACAACAAGAAGTGCTAAAAGGTATTGATTTTTCTATTGAACAAGGCGAATTTGTTACAATTATGGGGCCTTCAGGATCAGGCAAGACGACATTATTGAATGTGTTAAGTTCAATTGATTATATTACCAGTGGTACAGTGGAAATTAATGGGCATAAGATAAATAAAATGAGTAATAAAGCTTTAGCAGATTTTCGAAAAAAGGAAGTAGGCTTTATTTTTCAAAATTATAGCGTGCTTCATACACTGACGGTAAAAGAAAATATTATGCTACCATTGTCGATACAAAAGATGTCTAAAAAAGTGAAAGAAGAAAACTATAATGAAGTAACAGAAGCACTAGGAATTAAAGATCTAGGTGATAAATATCCAAATGAAATTTCAGGTGGTCAACAACAACGTACAGCTGCTGCCCGCGCATCTGTACATAAACCAGCAATTATTTTTGCTGACGAACCTACAGGTGCTTTAGACTCTAAGAGTGCACAAGATTTATTAAATAGGCTTGAAGATATGAATAAAAATATGAATGCAACGATTGTTATGGTGACACATGATCCTGTAGCAGCAAGTTATTCCAATCGGGTTATCATGTTGAAAGATGGCAATATCCATTCAGAAATATACCAAGGCGATGATTCTAATCAAGTATTTTATAAAAATATCATTCATATGCAAACAGCCTTAGGTGGTGTAACGAATGAACTTTAA
- a CDS encoding ABC transporter permease, whose protein sequence is MNFNQIVLKNFTKNIRHYAMFIFSLIVSIVLFFSFVTLKYTNSINNENSMKVIQKGSEIGANFLFFIIVVFLLYASHLFIKRRTREFALYQLIGLTRKNIIRMLFIEQFIMFFITGIIGMVIGVFGSKILLMIVLKVLDINTSVSLSFQFPAILQTFILLMVSFILILIQGYLFLRKRSILDMINDNSKSEATKPKITIIEVILGVLGIIMIGFGYYMSTEMFGEFARIVMFVPFIILALTVIGAYLFFRSSVSLIFKTLKRSKHGNVSVTDVVFTSSIMHKMKKNALSLTIIAIISAVTVTVLCFGAVSRSMIDDTVNQSSPQDFNFIKAKQAEQFEDKLEQAHIRYTPVYKELSEVKVLKDDFFKKSMNYNATDRIFITSNKYFNDKDIVGNHAKMVNFATSSSLLKYNLNKDIEIKGETKESFKVIDVNKEVDFKNEVSYSAPVLLVSADKYDQLKKYSTEIHKQYGYNLMNSADWSKVNKLAKSVDPNIQSQKVVRQDFNDSMGILLFVTSFLGLAFLVAAGCIIYIKQMDETEDEMPNFRILRKIGYTHQDMLKGLALKILFNFGLPLIISLLHAYFAAKAFMVLMGATNMLPVYIVMVIYSVIYFIFAIMSFIHSSRIVKHSI, encoded by the coding sequence ATGAACTTTAATCAAATTGTATTAAAGAATTTCACTAAAAATATACGACATTATGCGATGTTCATTTTTTCGTTAATTGTCAGTATTGTATTATTTTTTAGTTTCGTTACATTAAAATATACAAATAGTATTAACAACGAAAATTCAATGAAAGTTATCCAAAAGGGTTCAGAAATAGGAGCTAATTTTCTGTTCTTTATTATTGTGGTTTTTCTATTGTATGCGAGTCATTTATTTATAAAACGTCGTACACGTGAATTTGCGTTGTACCAATTGATTGGACTAACTAGAAAAAATATCATACGAATGTTATTTATAGAACAGTTCATCATGTTCTTTATTACAGGAATTATTGGTATGGTGATAGGCGTATTTGGGTCGAAAATCCTTTTGATGATTGTGCTCAAAGTGCTAGATATAAATACAAGTGTATCGCTGTCATTTCAGTTTCCAGCAATCTTACAAACATTCATTTTGTTAATGGTTTCATTTATACTCATACTCATACAAGGATATTTGTTTTTACGAAAACGTAGTATCTTAGATATGATAAATGATAATTCGAAAAGTGAAGCGACCAAACCTAAAATTACAATTATAGAAGTGATTTTAGGTGTTTTAGGCATTATTATGATTGGCTTTGGTTATTATATGTCGACAGAAATGTTTGGTGAATTCGCTCGTATTGTTATGTTTGTCCCGTTTATTATCTTAGCTTTAACAGTTATAGGCGCATATTTATTTTTTAGAAGTTCGGTGTCGCTGATATTTAAAACATTAAAACGTTCTAAACATGGTAATGTGAGTGTTACTGATGTAGTCTTCACTTCTTCAATCATGCATAAAATGAAAAAGAATGCGCTATCTTTAACAATTATTGCTATCATTTCTGCTGTTACAGTTACAGTCTTGTGTTTTGGAGCTGTTAGTCGATCGATGATTGATGATACTGTTAATCAATCATCACCACAAGATTTTAATTTTATAAAAGCAAAACAAGCTGAACAATTTGAAGATAAATTAGAACAAGCGCATATTCGTTACACGCCTGTATATAAAGAATTATCAGAAGTTAAAGTTTTGAAAGATGATTTCTTTAAAAAATCAATGAATTATAATGCTACAGATAGAATATTTATTACTAGCAATAAATATTTTAATGATAAAGATATTGTTGGGAACCATGCGAAAATGGTGAATTTCGCTACTTCGTCTAGTTTACTCAAATATAATTTAAATAAAGATATAGAAATTAAAGGTGAAACAAAAGAATCGTTTAAAGTTATAGATGTGAATAAAGAAGTCGACTTTAAAAACGAAGTGAGTTACAGCGCACCTGTGTTATTAGTTAGTGCTGATAAATATGATCAACTTAAAAAATATAGTACAGAAATACACAAACAATATGGATACAATTTAATGAACTCGGCAGATTGGTCCAAAGTAAATAAACTAGCAAAATCAGTCGATCCCAATATTCAGTCCCAAAAAGTAGTGCGTCAAGATTTTAATGATAGCATGGGTATCTTATTATTTGTAACTTCATTTTTAGGTTTAGCTTTCTTAGTTGCAGCTGGGTGTATTATTTATATTAAACAGATGGACGAAACAGAAGATGAGATGCCTAATTTCCGAATTCTACGTAAAATAGGGTATACACATCAGGATATGTTGAAAGGATTAGCTTTGAAGATTTTGTTTAATTTTGGTTTACCACTTATTATCTCACTATTACATGCTTATTTTGCAGCGAAAGCCTTTATGGTATTGATGGGTGCTACAAATATGCTTCCAGTTTATATTGTCATGGTGATTTATTCAGTGATTTACTTTATATTTGCAATTATGTCATTCATACATTCGAGTCGTATTGTAAAACATTCTATTTAA
- a CDS encoding SDR family oxidoreductase, with protein MNLTEFHKQIQGYTQDQQPGIEKDMNPQPLSEMENYKSGGKLKGKVALITGGDSGIGRAVAILYAKEGANVAIGYYNEHDDAQTVVTRLKEIGVQAKAYAHDLKDVTSSQDLINHVIDDFGGLNILVNNGGVQFPRDHFEEVTPEQVKETFETNIFGMMFLSQAAMPHLKEGDAIVNTTSVTAYRGSAHLIDYSATKGAIVAFTRSLASSLVEKGVRVNAVAPGPIYTPLIPATFSADKVENQGSDTPMQRRGQPAELAPSYVFLASYADSSYITGQVIHVNGGDYITS; from the coding sequence ATGAATCTAACTGAATTTCATAAACAAATCCAAGGTTACACGCAAGATCAACAGCCAGGTATCGAAAAAGATATGAATCCACAACCACTGTCTGAAATGGAAAATTATAAAAGTGGTGGTAAATTAAAAGGGAAAGTAGCTTTAATAACAGGTGGCGATTCAGGAATTGGGCGAGCCGTAGCTATACTTTATGCGAAAGAAGGCGCTAATGTCGCGATTGGTTATTACAATGAGCACGATGATGCACAGACAGTTGTGACTCGTTTGAAGGAAATTGGGGTACAAGCAAAGGCATATGCGCATGATTTAAAAGATGTAACGTCATCTCAAGATTTGATTAACCACGTCATCGATGATTTTGGCGGACTGAATATATTGGTTAACAATGGTGGTGTACAATTTCCAAGAGATCATTTTGAAGAGGTAACACCAGAGCAAGTAAAAGAAACATTTGAAACCAATATTTTTGGTATGATGTTCTTGTCACAAGCTGCCATGCCTCATTTGAAAGAAGGAGATGCAATTGTTAACACAACAAGTGTCACAGCATATAGAGGATCTGCGCATTTGATAGATTATTCCGCAACTAAAGGTGCGATTGTTGCTTTTACACGTTCTTTAGCATCATCTTTGGTTGAAAAAGGTGTACGTGTGAATGCTGTGGCACCTGGCCCGATATATACCCCTTTAATTCCAGCTACATTTTCAGCAGATAAAGTTGAAAATCAAGGCAGCGATACACCAATGCAACGTCGAGGACAACCAGCAGAATTAGCACCTTCGTATGTATTTTTAGCTTCGTATGCTGATAGTTCTTATATTACCGGACAGGTTATTCATGTAAATGGCGGAGATTATATTACTTCTTAA
- a CDS encoding SLC13 family permease — MKKKIGLILGPLFFIIIYFIPGITGLDDAPRAVLAVTVFVATWWITEAIPIPATSLIPLVLLPLTGGTDEKVASSAYADPIVFMYMGGFIIALAIEKWSLHKRIAMTIISMMGSNSNRIILGTMIATSFISMWISNAATALMMLPIALALIQEIKEAQFLKPESAHKFGKALLLTVAYSASIGGLATLIGSVPNAVFAAIAASSLDRKVSFLQWMIFALPVTIILLVVLYFMMTKWLFKIEDADKISSDFAKKALHDLGPMSNEEKLTGMVFLFVSLLWIGGNLLPEALHLSDTVIAILGAVLLFLIPAKSKKGGLLIWDDMSKLPWGILLLFGGGLSLAAAFEDSGLTKWFGGMLGVVKPLPMILIVIVLTTAILFLTEVMSNTAVSNMLMPISIGFAAAISRDPFIIMGIVALSSTCAFMLPISTPPNAAVFSSDELEMKDMVRAGFILNIFAIIIISLFAYFWLPIAFGI, encoded by the coding sequence ATGAAGAAAAAGATTGGTTTGATTCTTGGACCTTTGTTTTTTATCATCATTTATTTTATACCTGGTATTACAGGTCTTGATGATGCGCCAAGAGCAGTACTTGCTGTTACAGTGTTTGTTGCCACATGGTGGATTACAGAAGCTATTCCAATTCCTGCCACCTCACTTATACCACTTGTTTTATTACCATTAACTGGAGGGACGGATGAAAAAGTTGCATCAAGTGCTTATGCAGATCCTATCGTCTTTATGTATATGGGAGGATTTATCATAGCTTTAGCAATTGAAAAATGGTCCTTACATAAACGTATCGCTATGACAATTATTTCCATGATGGGTTCTAACAGTAACCGCATTATTCTAGGTACAATGATTGCAACATCGTTTATTTCTATGTGGATTTCCAATGCAGCAACTGCGCTTATGATGCTACCAATTGCATTAGCTTTAATTCAAGAAATCAAAGAAGCACAATTTTTAAAACCTGAATCCGCACATAAATTTGGTAAAGCATTACTATTAACCGTCGCCTACTCAGCATCAATTGGTGGATTAGCTACACTGATTGGTTCTGTACCAAACGCTGTTTTCGCAGCTATTGCCGCTTCTAGCTTAGATCGAAAAGTTTCATTTTTACAATGGATGATATTTGCGTTACCAGTGACAATTATTCTATTAGTTGTTCTCTATTTTATGATGACAAAGTGGTTATTTAAAATTGAAGATGCTGATAAAATATCTTCTGACTTTGCCAAAAAAGCTTTACATGATTTGGGGCCAATGAGCAACGAAGAAAAGCTAACTGGTATGGTCTTTCTGTTCGTCAGTCTTTTATGGATTGGTGGTAATTTATTACCAGAAGCTTTACATTTATCTGATACAGTCATTGCTATACTCGGCGCTGTATTATTATTTCTTATACCTGCTAAATCTAAAAAAGGTGGATTACTCATTTGGGATGATATGAGTAAATTGCCATGGGGAATTCTTCTGTTGTTTGGTGGCGGTCTATCATTAGCAGCCGCATTTGAAGATTCTGGTCTTACAAAATGGTTTGGTGGCATGTTAGGTGTTGTAAAACCATTACCTATGATTTTAATCGTAATCGTTTTAACGACGGCAATTTTATTCTTAACAGAAGTCATGTCGAATACTGCTGTATCCAATATGTTAATGCCAATCAGTATTGGTTTTGCAGCTGCGATTAGTAGAGATCCGTTTATTATTATGGGGATTGTCGCATTATCATCAACTTGTGCATTTATGTTACCTATTTCTACACCTCCTAACGCTGCTGTGTTCAGTTCAGACGAATTAGAAATGAAAGACATGGTAAGAGCTGGGTTTATCTTAAATATATTCGCAATTATAATCATCTCTCTCTTTGCATATTTCTGGTTGCCTATAGCCTTTGGTATATAA